Proteins co-encoded in one Lineus longissimus chromosome 11, tnLinLong1.2, whole genome shotgun sequence genomic window:
- the LOC135495797 gene encoding putative tyrosine carboxypeptidase MATCAP2 has protein sequence MSGRQGSALSSVRLPSLGHCSDQNGPGSILKSSNNLLGQNGVGSATNSQLLLSKKKLPLLAAIKPYNQEAERERFFQSNFMYNPQFAYRCQPEPDVLKKYSTPNARYLDQAIHIMNTALKRYGTYEEFERRTGGRLLSKAEIHTFAREYLKKERLEDKVFINLSEDLVSRGSMTRVKGRPTLNVRVDNVREHWMDGLLRHEVGTHYIRSLNNRYQSWNSWKKRQEMELGPVNPTEEGLASLHSVIFRKDPCLWRSALLYYVTFKAAFMSFVDLFEDLGRFVSDPFVKWDYCLRVKRGLTDTGQPGAFCKDQVYLSGALQILKHREFIDFHALTKLGKISFKDIERLRDVGDLENTRVPNFMVNIENYRNKLEKIVKANGLDDYELEKM, from the exons ATGAGTGGCCGACAAGGTTCCGCGCTCTCCAGTGTGCGGCTACCTTCTCTTGGACATTGTTCTGACCAAAATGGCCCGGGCAGCATATTGAAGTCTTCGAACAATTTGCTTGGACAAAATGGAGTTGGAAGTGCCACAAATTCGCAGCTGCTTCTTTCGAAAAAGAAACTGCCGCTTCTTGctgccatcaaaccgtataaccAGGAGGCAGAGAGGGAGAGATTTTTCCAGTCAAACTTCATGTATAATCCACAGTTTGCCTACAGATGTCAGCCGGAGCCAGACGTCCTCAAGAAGTACAGCACACCCAATGCAAGATATTTAGATCAG GCAATCCATATCATGAACACTGCTTTAAAAAGGTACGGAACTTATGAAGAATTTGAAAGACGAACAGGAGGTCGGCTTCTCTCAAAAGCTGAGATCCACACTTTCGCTAGAGAGTATTTGAAGAAAGagagacttgaagacaaagTGTTTATTAACTTGTCAGAGGACTTGGTATCTCGAGGCTCGATGACACGTGTGAAGGGACGGCCGACGTTAAACGTCCGGGTGGACAACGTCCGAGAACATTGGATGGATGGACTTCTACGACATGAAGTTG GAACTCACTACATCCGCTCACTGAACAATCGTTACCAATCGTGGAACAGCTGGAAGAAGCGTCAAGAGATGGAGCTAGGCCCTGTCAACCCGACGGAAGAAGGCCTTGCTTCATTGCATAGCGTCATATTCAGGAAAGATCCCTGTCTATGGAGATCAGCCTTGTTGTATTATGTGACGTTTAAGGCAGCATTTATGTCCTTTGTTGACTTGTTTGAAGATCTCGGACGATTTGTGTCTGATCCGTTCGTCAAGTGGGATTATTGTTTACGTGTGAAGAGAGGATTAACAGACACAGGCCAGCCAG GTGCATTTTGTAAAGACCAAGTCTACTTAAGTGGTGCTCTCCAAATACTTAAACACAGAGAATTCATCGACTTCCATGCCTTGACAAAACTGGGCAAGATATCATTCAAGGACATCGAGAGATTACGTGACGTTGGTGACCTCGAGAATACACGGGTTCCCAACTTTATGGTCAACATTGAGAATTATCGTAACAAACTAGAGAAAATTGTCAAAGCCAATGGACTCGACGATTATGAACTGGAGAAAATGTAG
- the LOC135495652 gene encoding aurora kinase C-like, whose translation MSAPKGHPVCPIGHPLGGKENAVDSSSRVLHPKSTGEIKCQRILKTTEPNIPHQREAVKRVPMTNPAASYRDDAGRKPPVQSGVRSQSASMRGQPQISSALRQPQTAGVSRGQSGVPGMKKQASMQAGQVRSSAGRPQNSQPSGPRNPTEDHHANRVKKQAEGSTSSGVSTPVPVAPPTGAARDQKAPPKPMMSMMNKDGSKKKWALADFDIGKALGKGKFGHVYLAREKQSKFIVALKVLYKSQLTEAGVEHQLRREIEIQSHLRHQNILRLYGYFYDDTRVYLILEYAPKGELYKELQKSKRFDDKRCATFIHQLSQALIYCHDKKVIHRDIKPENLLLGCKGELKIADFGWSVHAPSSRRATLCGTLDYLPPEMIDGKTHDEKVDLWSLGILCYECLVGKPPFEAQTMPDTYRRISKVDLHFPSYVSDGAKDLVTKLLQKDPDRRLPLPDVVKHPWIQANFQPLPSGNGHSTSSKDNKPAS comes from the exons ATGTCAGCTCCAAAAGGTCACCCT GTTTGTCCTATTGGCCATCCACTTGGGGGGAAGGAGAATGCTGTTGATTCTTCATCCAGG GTCTTGCATCCTAAATCCACCGGAGAAATTAAGTGCCAGCGGATTCTCAAGACCACTGAACCTAATATTCCCCATCAAAGAGAAGCTGTCAAGAGAGTCCCGATGACAAACCCTGCTGCCAGCTATAGGGATGACGCAGGCAGGAAACCTCCAGTGCAATCGGGTGTCAGGTCCCAGTCTGCCAGTATGCGAGGGCAGCCACAGATCAGCTCTGCCCTGAGGCAGCCACAGACAGCTGGTGTCAGTAGAGGTCAAAGTGGCGTCCCTGGTATGAAGAAACAAGCTTCCATGCAGGCAGGTCAAGTTCGGAGTTCTGCAGGAAGGCCTCAGAACTCACAACCATCTGGTCCCCGAAACCCAACAGAAGATCACCATGCCAATAGGGTAAAAAAACAAGCTGAAGGATCAACGTCTTCTGGAGTGTCAACCCCTGTACCTGTAGCTCCTCCTACTGGTGCTGCCCGGGACCAGAAGGCACCACCTAAACCCATGATGTCTATGATGAATAAGGATGGCTCAAA GAAAAAGTGGGCATTGGCAGATTTTGACATTGGTAAAGCGCTCGGCAAAGGCAAGTTCGGACATGTTTATTTGGCGCGGGAGAAACAAAGCAAGTTCATTGTTGCCTTGAAAGTCTTGTACAAGTCGCAGCTAACAGAGGCAGGCGTGGAACATCAACTCAGAAGGGAAATAGAGATTCAGTCACATCTCAG ACACCAGAACATTCTCCGTCTCTATGGCTATTTCTATGATGACACTCGAGTATACCTCATTCTAGAATACGCACCTAAAGGCGAACTCTACAAAGAATTGCAGAAATCTAAGAGATTTGATGACAAAAGATGTGCTACG TTCATCCACCAGCTAAGCCAGGCTCTCATCTACTGCCATGACAAGAAGGTGATCCACCGGGATATTAAACCGGAGAACTTACTGCTGGGTTGTAAGGGGGAGCTGAAGATTGCTGATTTTGGCTGGTCCGTGCATGCCCCATCTTCCAG GCGTGCCACACTCTGTGGAACACTTGACTACCTTCCACCAGAGATGATTGATGGCAAGACTCATGATGAGAAAGTCGACCTATGGAGTTTAGGAATCCTGTGTTACGAATGTCTCGTCGGGAAACCACCGTTTGAAGCTCAGACAATGCCAGACACATACAGGAGAATCTCAAAAGTTGATCTTCACTTTCCGTCCTATGTGTCTGACGGAGCAAAGGATCTTGTTACGAAA TTATTACAGAAAGATCCTGATCGTCGCTTGCCTTTACCTGACGTCGTTAAACATCCGTGGATCCAAGCCAACTTCCAGCCTCTACCATCTGGCAATGGACATTCTACGAGTAGTAAGGATAACAAACCAGCGTCATGA